The following proteins come from a genomic window of Takifugu rubripes chromosome 11, fTakRub1.2, whole genome shotgun sequence:
- the ehd2b gene encoding EH domain-containing protein 2b: protein MSRWGRKDVKKAPEVIRTVTEGLKSLYRKKLLPLEQYYGFHDFHSPSLEDADFDNKPMVLVVGQYSTGKTTFIKYLLEQDIPGSRVGPEPTTDCFTAIMHGEVESVIPGNALIVDPNKPFRKLNPFGNTFLNRFQCAQMSNQVLESISIIDTPGILSGAKQRVSRGYDFPAVLRWFAERVDRIILLFDAHKLEISDEFSEAIGALKGNEDKLRVVLNKADMVGTQQLMRVYGALMWSLGKVFGTPEVLRVYIGSFWSEPLMVADNRKLFELEEEDLFADIQNLPRNAALRKLNDLVKRARLVRVHAHIISYLKQEMPSVFRKDNKKKSLICQLPVIFSKIQLQHNISAGDFPNCAKMQEQLMVHDFTKFKTLKPNLMTALDELLSGDIAKLMPLLRQEELEAGELGVQGGAFLGTRGGPFGEGDPFADENEERCEEEEDWVVTKDKPKYDEIFYNLAPNEGKLSGTKAKDWMVSSRLPNSVLGRIWKLSDLDHDGMLDDEEFALASHLIEVKLEGHGLPPELPARLIPPSKRRQKGSDA from the exons ATGTCACGCTGGGGGCGGAAAGATGTGAAAAAGGCACCTGAGGTGATCCGCACCGTGACCGAAGGCCTCAAGTCCTTGTATCgaaagaagctgctgcccctggaGCAGTACTATGGCTTCCATGACTTCCACTCTCCCAGTTTGGAGGATGCAGACTTTGACAATAAGCCAATGGTGTTAGTAGTGGGCCAATACTCCACTGGAAAGACTACTTTCATCAA GTATCTACTGGAGCAGGATATTCCTGGCAGCAGGGTGGGACCTGAACCAACCACTGACTGCTTTACTGCCATCATGCACGGGGAGGTGGAAAGTGTCATACCAGGGAATGCTCTCATTGTTGACCCCAACAAGCCTTTCCGCAAACTCAACCCTTTTGGAAACACCTTCCTCAATAG GTTTCAGTGTGCCCAGATGTCCAACCAGGTGCTGGAGAGCATCAGCATCATCGACACGCCGGGAATCTTGTCTGGTGCTAAGCAGAGGGTGAGCCGAG GCTACGACTTCCCGGCTGTGCTGCGCTGGTTTGCAGAGCGCGTGGATCGCATCATTCTGCTGTTCGATGCACATAAACTGGAGATATCGGACGAGTTCTCCGAGGCCATCGGCGCTCTAAAAGGCAACGAGGATAAGCTGCGCGTGGTGCTAAACAAAGCAGACATGGTGGGGACGCAGCAGCTCATGAGAGTGTACGGAGCGCTCATGTGGTCCCTGGGGAAAGTGTTTGGCACCCCGGAGGTTCTGCGCGTCTACATTGGCTCCTTCTGGTCCGAGCCTCTGATGGTGGCAGACAACCGTAAGCTgtttgagctggaggaggaagacctGTTCGCTGACATCCAAAACCTTCCTCGCAATGCAGCTTTACGCAAGCTCAACGATCTGGTCAAGCGCGCACGCCTGGTTAGG GTCCACGCCCACATCATCAGCTATCTGAAGCAGGAGATGCCCTCTGTCTTCAGAAAGGACAATAAAAAGAAGAGTCTGATCTGCCAGCTGCCGGTTATTTTCTCCAaaatccagctgcagcacaacatTTCTGCTGGAGACTTCCCAAATTGCGCTAAGATGCAG GAGCAACTGATGGTTCACGACTTTACCAAGTTCAAAACTTTGAAGCCTAATCTGATGACGGCTTTGGATGAGCTGCTGTCAGGCGACATCGCCAAGCTGATGCCCCTCCTgcggcaggaggagctggaggctggCGAGCTGGGGGTGCAGGGCGGCGCCTTCCTGGGGACCCGCGGCGGACCATTCGGGGAAGGCGACCCCTTCGCCGACGAGAATGAAGAGAGatgcgaggaggaggaagattgGGTGGTGACAAAAGATAAACCCAAATACGATGAAATCTTCTACAACCTCGCTCCCAACGAGGGGAAGCTGAGCGGCACCAAGGCTAAGGACTGGATGGTCAGCTCCCGCCTGCCCAACTCTGTGCTGGGCCGCATTTGGAAGCTCTCAGATTTGGACCACGATGGGATGCTGGATGATGAAGAATTCGCTCTGGCCAGCCACTTGATCGAGGTCAAGTTAGAGGGCCACGGTCTTCCTCCAGAGCTTCCGGCACGTCTGATCCCGCCATCCAAACGCAGACAAAAGGGTTCTGATGCATAG
- the nup88 gene encoding nucleoporin 88, with product MAATIADRWLEGLPNHGIFKQIREKLNSEPPRNEENATKSLIFCLGGDFFVWDETDRVFYTTNLRQLNSEESGSYQKLLCINPPLFEVHQVLLSPSQLHVALIGQRGVSVLELPQRWGKRSEFEGGKCKINCKTTPVAERFFTSSPSVTLRQATWYPSEAGDPHLVLLTSDNNIRFYSLKSPQTLSKILSLSQSEDDSIVYPQARSYAASLGEIAVAFDFGPLSSTRKLSRRSTERPVYPLYILYGNGETYLSYTSQTNGVTASKPSGPLPMHPAAEDNYGYDACAILCLPTVPSTLVIATETGTLYHCVVLESEEEDETETVEAWIRGTEAAPALYVFECVELELTLKVATGEDEEPQEVDFTCPIKLHVDPLCPHRYHCTHEAGVHSVGLIWVNRLQNFLQSVEENKDSLQELAAEKQCIVEHIICTRPLPTSRSFPVRGFLILSDLSLGATMICITSTYECMLLPLLSSIRPPSPPLLCSHPGPSSGSSPLRRFADNTFEQHIRNILARSSTNPLLIKAADKETSPPPTECLQLLSRATQVFREEYILKQDMAHEEMERRVKLLKGQKSKQVEELGLCKEERLGLRKTAEMLADKYEDAKYRQDLILGRMKQILGSLQNQLPILSHSERDMKKELQTISNQLKHLDNCIKQVNMKMEYQKTQVDKDAPASRSKLLLNAQQKKVIQDILREQGQQIGDAMKQIKDVKNNFDF from the coding sequence ATGGCGGCAACAATCGCAGATCGTTGGCTGGAAGGCTTACCAAACCATGGCATTTTCAAACAGATACGCGAAAAATTAAATTCGGAGCCGCCTAGGAATGAAGAAAATGCCACCAAGAGCCTAATATTTTGTTTAGGCGGGGACTTCTTCGTTTGGGACGAGACGGACCGCGTTTTTTACACGACCAACTTGCGGCAACTAAATTCAGAGGAGAGCGGAAGCTATCAAAAGTTGCTGTGCATCAACCCTCCTCTTTTCGAGGTGCACCAGGTGTTGCTGAGTCCATCGCAGCTTCACGTCGCCCTCATAGGACAGCGAGGGGTGTCTGTGTTGGAACTTCCCCAGCGGTGGGGAAAGCGGTCAGAGTTCGAAGGTGGCAAATGCAAAATCAACTGCAAAACTACACCGGTGGCGGAGCGCTTCTTCACCAGCTCCCCTTCGGTCACCCTGCGACAGGCGACCTGGTACCCCAGCGAGGCCGGAGATCCTCATTTGGTGCTCCTCACATCCGACAACAACATCAGATTCTACAGCTTAAAGTCGCCCCAAACATTGTCCAAAATCCTTTCCTTGTCGCAGTCTGAAGATGACAGCATCGTGTATCCTCAAGCCCGTTCATACGCAGCATCCCTTGGAGAGATAGCTGTAGCCTTTGACTTTGGACCCTTGTCATCCACACGGAAATTGTCAAGGCGCTCAACTGAACGACCTGTTTATCCTTTATACATCCTCTACGGAAACGGGGAGACGTATCTGAGCTACACATCCCAGACAAACGGGGTGACTGCATCCAAACCCAGTGGACCCCTGCCGATGCATCCTGCCGCAGAAGATAATTATGGCTACGATGCCTGTGCCATTCTCTGCTTACCCACTGTACCGAGTACCTTGGTCATCGCAACAGAAACGGGCACGTTGTATCACTGCGTGGTGTTGGAGtcggaagaggaggacgagacGGAAACGGTGGAAGCTTGGATCCGTGGGACAGAGGCAGCACCAGCTCTCTATGTCTTTGAGTGTGTGGAGCTCGAGCTCACCCTTAAAGTCGCCActggggaggatgaggagcctCAAGAAGTTGATTTCACGTGCCCAATCAAGCTCCACGTGGACCCCCTGTGTCCACACAGATATCACTGTACCCATGAAGCAGGGGTGCACAGTGTGGGCCTCATCTGGGTCAATAGACTGCAGAATTTTCTCCAGTCGGTGGAGGAAAACAAGGACAGTCTCCAGGAGCTGGCTGCCGAGAAGCAATGCATTGTCGAACACATCATCTGTACCAGACCGCTCCCCACCAGTCGGTCTTTCCCAGTTCGAGGCTTTTTGATTTTGTCTGATCTGTCCTTGGGTGCTACCATGATTTGCATCACAAGCACTTATGAATGCATGTTGTTGCCTTTGCTGAGCTCCATCCGGCCTCCGTCCccacctctgctctgctcccatCCCGGTCCCAGCTCGGGGAGCTCCCCCCTTCGCAGGTTCGCCGACAACACCTTCGAGCAGCACATCCGGAACATCCTGGCGCGCAGCTCCACCAACCCTCTCCTGATTAAAGCTGCAGACAAAGAAACGTCACCGCCGCCAACGGAGtgcctgcagctcctcagcagAGCCACTCAGGTCTTCAGGGAGGAGTACATCCTCAAACAGGACATGGCCCACGAAGAGATGGAACGAAGAGTGAAACTCCTCAAGGGTCAGAAGAGCAAGCAGGTGGAAGAGCTGGGCCTGTGCAAAGAGGAGAGGCTCGGCTTAAGAAAGACTGCGGAGATGTTGGCTGACAAGTATGAAGATGCAAAGTACCGCCAGGACCTCATCCTGGGCAGAATGAAACAGATCCTGGGGAGTTTGCAGAACCAGCTGCCCATTCTGTCCCACAGTGAAAGGGACAtgaagaaggagctgcagaCCATCAGCAATCAGCTGAAACACCTGGACAACTGCATCAAACAGGTGAACATGAAGATGGAGTACcagaagacacaggtggacaaaGATGCACCTGCGTCCAGATCAAAGTTGTTACTCAACGCCCAGCAGAAGAAGGTCATTCAGGACATCCTCCGGGAGCAGGGGCAGCAGATCGGTGACGCCATGAAACAGATCAAAGACGTCAAAAATAACTTCGACTTCTGA